One segment of Zhihengliuella halotolerans DNA contains the following:
- a CDS encoding ABC transporter substrate-binding protein: MKRLLSLTAVVAASALALTACGNADPLADDPDSGATGGAGQGGAPLVIGSQDYYSSEIIAEVYAQALESSGLEVERQFRIGQREAYLPEIESGAIDLFPEYTGPLLQYWEPETEARLADDVYAELAASTPDGLRVLEQAPATDQDAYVVTEDFAERWGLETIGDLAKVDVDMTLGANSEAESRPNGPGGLAEAYGIDVGFTPIEDGGGPLTVKALTDDDVQLAIIYTGDPSIAKNGLVALEDTEGLFLASHVVPLAGDAVGEDAAAVVDAVSAALTGEELLELNRRSVDEQLPAATIAEDWLAGRDL, translated from the coding sequence TGACCCGCTCGCCGACGACCCCGACTCTGGCGCTACCGGCGGCGCCGGACAAGGCGGTGCGCCGCTCGTGATCGGTTCGCAGGACTACTACTCGTCAGAGATCATTGCTGAGGTCTACGCGCAGGCGCTCGAGTCCTCGGGCCTCGAGGTGGAGCGTCAGTTCCGCATCGGCCAGCGCGAGGCGTACCTTCCCGAGATCGAGTCGGGCGCGATCGATCTCTTCCCCGAGTACACCGGTCCGCTGCTGCAGTACTGGGAGCCGGAGACCGAGGCGCGGCTGGCGGACGACGTCTACGCCGAGCTCGCGGCCTCTACCCCGGACGGACTGCGCGTGCTCGAACAGGCCCCGGCCACCGACCAGGACGCGTACGTCGTCACGGAGGACTTCGCCGAACGGTGGGGGCTCGAGACCATCGGCGATCTCGCCAAGGTGGACGTCGACATGACACTCGGCGCGAACTCGGAAGCCGAATCCCGGCCCAACGGCCCCGGTGGACTCGCCGAGGCGTACGGCATCGACGTCGGGTTCACTCCCATCGAGGACGGGGGCGGCCCCCTGACGGTCAAGGCGCTCACCGATGACGACGTCCAGCTGGCGATCATCTACACGGGGGATCCGTCGATCGCCAAGAACGGGCTGGTCGCGCTCGAGGACACCGAGGGGCTCTTCCTGGCCTCGCACGTGGTGCCGCTGGCCGGCGATGCGGTCGGCGAGGACGCGGCCGCCGTCGTCGACGCCGTGAGCGCCGCGCTGACCGGCGAGGAGCTGCTCGAGCTGAATCGCCGCAGCGTCGACGAGCAGCTGCCGGCCGCGACGATCGCGGAGGACTGGCTCGCCGGGCGCGATCTCTGA
- a CDS encoding GNAT family N-acetyltransferase has product MNQQILRADFADPRLEEFLGEHLADMLATSPPESVHALDLAGLDRPSVRMWVLYDDGVLAATGALASVELGHEELKSMRTRAAYRGRGLARRMLHHLVADASERGIGRLSLETGTEDYFAPARAFYASEGFAACEPFGAYELDPNSVFMTRELLVVAEAS; this is encoded by the coding sequence GTGAACCAGCAGATCCTCCGCGCCGACTTCGCCGACCCCCGCCTCGAGGAGTTCCTCGGCGAGCACCTCGCCGACATGCTCGCGACGTCGCCGCCCGAGAGCGTGCACGCGCTCGACCTCGCTGGTCTCGACCGCCCGTCCGTGCGCATGTGGGTCCTGTACGACGACGGCGTCCTCGCCGCCACGGGCGCCCTCGCCTCGGTGGAGCTCGGTCACGAGGAACTCAAGAGCATGCGCACCCGCGCGGCGTATCGGGGCCGCGGGCTCGCGCGCCGGATGCTGCACCACCTCGTCGCCGACGCGAGCGAGCGCGGGATCGGGCGCCTCTCGCTGGAGACCGGGACAGAGGACTACTTCGCCCCGGCCCGGGCGTTCTACGCATCCGAGGGTTTCGCCGCCTGCGAGCCCTTCGGCGCCTACGAGCTGGACCCCAACAGCGTCTTCATGACGCGGGAACTCCTGGTCGTGGCCGAGGCCTCATAG
- a CDS encoding intradiol ring-cleavage dioxygenase has product MQHDAQQRIHAMFPVRSGKWFGSRRLPRPEEDLEDQGLGFDVTTLLERRRVLSVIGLGAAAAGLAACGAAAPTGATSSSAALEEIPDETAGPFPGNGSNGPDVLQESGILRSDIRSSFGTGSATAEGVPMTLELTILSVADGTPLAGAAVYVWHCDRDGNYSLYSDGVENENYLRGAQVADDEGRVRFTSIVPACYPGRWPHVHFEVYPDQESITEPTNAIAVSQMALPQDVCEAAYASRGYERSVRNMAMLSLETDMVFGDDGGASQLAAVTGDAASGYVVTLTAPVDARAADSGTGS; this is encoded by the coding sequence GTGCAACACGACGCCCAGCAGAGGATTCACGCCATGTTCCCCGTCCGCTCCGGCAAATGGTTCGGCTCCCGGCGCCTGCCGCGCCCCGAGGAAGACCTCGAGGATCAGGGCCTCGGCTTCGACGTCACCACGCTGTTGGAACGGCGGCGGGTGCTCTCCGTAATCGGGCTCGGCGCGGCCGCCGCCGGCCTCGCTGCGTGCGGGGCGGCCGCGCCGACGGGCGCGACGTCGTCGTCTGCGGCGCTCGAAGAGATCCCCGACGAGACTGCAGGTCCGTTCCCGGGCAACGGATCGAACGGCCCGGATGTGCTGCAGGAGTCGGGCATCCTGCGCAGCGACATCCGCTCGAGCTTCGGCACGGGCAGCGCGACCGCCGAAGGCGTCCCGATGACGCTCGAGCTGACGATTCTGAGCGTCGCGGACGGCACGCCGCTGGCCGGGGCGGCCGTCTATGTCTGGCACTGCGACCGCGACGGAAACTACTCCCTCTACTCCGACGGCGTCGAGAACGAGAACTACCTGCGCGGCGCGCAGGTCGCCGACGACGAGGGCCGGGTCCGCTTCACGAGCATCGTCCCCGCCTGCTATCCCGGCCGGTGGCCGCACGTGCACTTCGAGGTGTACCCGGACCAGGAGTCGATTACGGAGCCGACGAACGCGATCGCGGTCTCCCAGATGGCGCTGCCGCAGGACGTGTGCGAGGCCGCCTACGCGAGCCGGGGCTACGAGCGCTCGGTCAGGAACATGGCCATGCTGAGTCTGGAGACGGACATGGTCTTCGGGGACGACGGCGGCGCCAGTCAGCTCGCCGCCGTCACGGGAGACGCCGCCTCCGGCTACGTCGTCACGCTCACCGCCCCGGTGGATGCGAGGGCCGCCGACTCCGGGACCGGCAGCTGA
- a CDS encoding TetR/AcrR family transcriptional regulator, translated as MTPPRPQRKSGRPPGADPAARRAEILDAAEKLFSTEGYRGVSMSLVARESGMSQTGLVHHFPTKDDLLSAVLDRRDEHDMAQFDLGRSLRGWEVIRSLIALVRHNESQETMVRLYTSVAGEAVTAGHPANEWLQKHHGASRSMMERSVAEAVELGQLRPDAPAETISRLLIAAMDGLQLQWLTDADYPTMVDDFEALVDTLYARWKA; from the coding sequence GTGACCCCGCCCCGCCCGCAACGAAAGAGCGGCCGTCCGCCCGGCGCCGACCCCGCGGCACGACGGGCCGAGATCCTCGATGCCGCCGAGAAGCTCTTCTCGACGGAGGGCTACCGCGGCGTCTCCATGAGCCTCGTCGCCCGCGAGTCCGGCATGAGCCAGACGGGGCTCGTGCACCACTTCCCCACGAAGGACGACCTGCTCAGCGCAGTACTCGACCGCCGTGACGAGCACGATATGGCACAGTTCGACCTCGGCCGGTCGCTGCGGGGATGGGAGGTCATCCGGAGTCTGATCGCGCTCGTCCGCCACAACGAGTCCCAGGAGACCATGGTGCGGCTGTACACGTCGGTCGCGGGCGAGGCCGTGACGGCGGGACACCCGGCCAACGAATGGCTGCAGAAGCACCACGGCGCCTCCCGCTCGATGATGGAACGCTCCGTCGCCGAGGCCGTCGAGCTCGGCCAGCTGCGGCCCGACGCGCCCGCCGAGACGATCTCCCGCCTGCTCATCGCCGCGATGGACGGGCTGCAGCTGCAGTGGCTCACCGATGCGGACTACCCCACGATGGTCGACGATTTCGAGGCCCTCGTCGACACCCTCTACGCGCGCTGGAAAGCCTGA
- a CDS encoding glycoside hydrolase family 3 C-terminal domain-containing protein, translated as VLMPWLDDVDAVLIAGLPGQEGGHAIAAVLTGELEPTGRLVTTYPAADGAAPAWNTTPGEDLGLEYADGVAIGYRGYDASAELEPLFWLGHGLGYGSWEYDDVALAGAAGSLAVDVRVRNTSARDSRETVQVYYRPADATQPVRLAGYQGVQVAAGADATVRVECDARLFRRWDAQANTWAELNGGELIVARGLGDVRGRVELG; from the coding sequence CCGTGCTCATGCCGTGGCTCGACGACGTCGACGCCGTGCTCATCGCGGGCCTGCCCGGGCAGGAGGGCGGCCATGCGATCGCCGCCGTGCTGACCGGCGAGCTCGAGCCGACGGGCCGTCTCGTGACGACCTACCCCGCGGCCGACGGCGCCGCGCCGGCGTGGAACACCACTCCGGGCGAAGATCTCGGCCTCGAGTACGCCGACGGCGTCGCGATCGGCTACCGCGGCTACGACGCGTCGGCCGAGCTGGAGCCGCTGTTCTGGCTCGGCCACGGCCTCGGCTACGGCTCGTGGGAGTACGACGACGTCGCGCTGGCCGGTGCCGCGGGCTCCCTCGCGGTGGACGTGCGGGTGCGCAACACGTCGGCGCGGGACTCGCGCGAGACCGTACAGGTCTACTACAGGCCCGCCGACGCGACACAGCCGGTGCGCCTGGCCGGCTACCAGGGCGTGCAGGTCGCGGCCGGGGCGGACGCGACCGTGAGAGTTGAGTGCGACGCGCGCCTGTTCCGCCGCTGGGACGCGCAGGCGAACACGTGGGCTGAGCTGAACGGCGGCGAGCTCATCGTCGCGCGCGGCCTCGGTGACGTCCGGGGGCGCGTCGAACTCGGCTAG